DNA from Mycobacterium sp. SMC-8:
CCAAAGCGGTGATCGGCACACCCGAAGCGCAGTACATCACCAACAAGGAGAGCGGTGTCGGCTTCCTGCGGATCGGCATGGAGGATCCGGTGAAGTTCCAGAGCGTCTACACCGGCAATCCGTATGTGCCCACCGTGGTCAGCGCGGGAGACGACGAGGCTCCGAAAGCGCATGCCGACAGAAACATCCGTATCCACCGCTTCACCACGGCGCCGATCATGGATGCGAGGGTGAGCTGATGACGGTCGAGTCCGGGCAGAAGGTGCTGCGCGAAGTTGTCCTTGAGCAGCTGACCACCGGTGAGAATCATGCCTACCGGATGTGGTTGCCGCCGTTGGCCGATCCCACACCGGTCAACGAGCTGATCGCGCGCGACTACGAGCGGCGGCCGTTGCGGATCGGGCTCGGCATCATGGACGAGCCCCGCCGGCACCGGCAGGAGGTGTGGGGTATCGACGTCACCACCGCCGCAGGCAACATCGCGATCGGCGGGGCGCCTCAGACGGGTAAGTCGACGCTGTTGCAGACGTTCATCCTGTCGGCATCGGCGTCGCACACCCCGCGCCAGATTCAGTTCTACTGCGTCGACATGGGCGGCGGCGGGCTGATGTACATCGAGGACCTGCCACATGTCGGTGGCGTGGCGACCCGGGCCGAGCCGGACCGGGTCAACCGTGTGGTCGCCGAGGTGAAAGCCGTGCTGCGGCAACGTGAGCAGACGTTCAAGGAGTACCGGGTCGGCTCCATGGCCGACTACCGGCAGATGCGGGACAACCCCGATCACCCGGCGTCGGCGGACCCTTTCGGGGATGTGTTCCTGGTCATCGACGGCTGGCCGGCGTTCGCAGCCGAGTTCGCCGAACTGGAAGCCACCGTGCAGGACATCGCCGGGCAGGGACTGGCCTACGGCGTGCACACGATGATCTCCACTCCGCGCTGGACGGAACTGCGTGCCCGGGTGCGCGACTACCTCGGCACCAAGATCGAATTCCGGCTGGGCGACGTCAACGAGACCCAGATCGACCGGATCACCCGCGAGATCCCGATCAACCGCCCAGGACGGGCCGTGTCGACCGAGAAGCACCACCTGATGATCGGGGTGCCCCGGCTGGACGGCGTGCACAGCGCCGAGGGACTGGTGCCCGCAATGTCCGCGGCCGTCAAGGAGATCGCGGCGCGTCACACCGAGGAAGCCCCGCGCGTGCGGGTGCTGCCCAGCCGCATCTACCTCAACGAGCTGGATCCGAACCCGCCCGGTCCGGACGCGGATTACCGGACGCGCTGGACGATCCCGGTCGGCGTGCGCGAATCGGACCTCACGGTGGCGCACAACCATATGCACACCACCCCGCACCACCTGATCTTCGGTGCGGCCAAGTCCGGCAAGACCACCGTCGCGCACGCGATCGCGCGGGCGATCTGTGCCCGCAACACTCCGCAGCAGGTCCGGTTCATGGTGGCCGACTATCGGTCCGGTCTGCTGGAGGCGGTGCCTGAGACCCATCTGCTGCCGGCCGGCGGGATCAACCGCAACCACAGCGTGCTGGAGGAGTCGATCAGGGCGCTGGTGTCGAACCTGGTGAAGCGGCTACCGCCGACCGACCTCACCCCGTCGCAGCTGCGGCAGCGGTCGTGGTGGACCGGACCCGACGTCGTGCTGTTGGTCGACGACTGGCACATGATCACCGCCGCCGGCGGCATGCTGTCGCCGATGGCCCCGCTGGCGCCGTTGCTGCCGGCCGCCGCCGACATCGGTCTGCACCTGGTCGTCACGTGCCAGATGAGCCAGGCGAGCCGGGCCACGATGGACAAGTTCGTCGGGACCGCGTACGGGGCGGGCACCCCGACGATGTTCCTGTCCGGAGAGAAGCAGGACTTTCCGTCCCGCGAGATCGTGGTCAAGAAAAGGCCCCCTGGCCAGGCGTTTTATGTGACACCGGATGTGAAGGAAGTGATCCAGGCGGCGTATGTGGATCCGCCCGAAGAATAAGTGTTCAGAGCACTCTCTGACGGCGGTTAATATTGGGAAGTGCTTTTCCAGCAAATGGGAGAGTAGCCGAAAGGCAATTTTTGCCGGGGGGGTCAAAAAACATCCCCGCTGGGTATCGGTGCCGATACTCCACAACTAAAGACATCCATGTGTTTAGACCAGCGAGGTAACAGCAAATGCAGCCATTGAGTCATAACCCGGGTGCTGTCGGCGTCGGCGGGCAGGTCACCGCGAACGGCGCGCGGGGTCTTGCGACGGGCACCGCGGCCACCGCCGAGGTCAGTGCGCTCGCCCCGGCAGGGGCTGATGAGGTCTCGGCCGCGGCGGCGTTGAACTTCGCTGCCGAAGGCGTGCAGACCCTCGGCATCAACGCACTCGCGCAGGAGGAGATCGCGCGCGCGGGCGCCGCCGTCATCGAGATCGCCGGGGTGTATCAGGCCGTCGACGCTGCGAACGGCGCGACGCTGATCTGAGCGGAGCAACCTGAGTCATGGCCGCCATCGGCATTCCCATCCCACCGATCTGGGTAGCGTTCCCTCCCGAGATCAATACGTCGCGGCTGCAGGCCGGTGCCGGTGCGGTGCCGATGCTGCAGGCGGCGGCGGGCTGGGAGGCGTTCGCGATCTCGCTGGAGACGCAGGCCGATGAGCTGACGGCCAGCCTCGCCTCGCTGGCCCAGATGTGGCAGGGAATGGGCAGCGAGCGCGCGGTTGCCGCGGCGATGCCGATGGTGTTGTGGCTGCGAATGCTCTCGCTGCAGGCGCACAAACGGGCCGCCCAGGCGTCGGCGCAGGCGTCGGCGTGGACCACAGCGGCCACCGGCACCCCGCAGTTGCCCGAGATCGAGCAGAACCACATCACCAACGCGGTGCTCAACGCCACCAACTTCCTCGGCGTCAACACCGTCCCGATCGCGGTCAATGAGGCTGACTACGTACGGATGTGGAACCAGGCGGCCGCGGTGATGACCGCCTATGAGACCGAGACCATGCTGAACTCGACCTTCGAACCGGTGGCGCCGCCGAAGCCGATCGTGCTGCCGGGCGGAGCCGAGTCGGCGCTGGCCACCGGACTGGCCGGCGCCGCCCCCGGGATGGCGACCGCCGTCGCCCGCAATGCGACGTTTACCAAGGTGAGCAGCATCGGCAAGCTGGACGAGCTCAACCAGAAAGCCGGAAAGGTCGAAGGGACACTGCATCAGGCCGCGAATTCGGGCCGCTCCCAAGCCGAGCAGGGCCAGCTGCTGCAGCAGGCCCCCCAGCAGGGAATGCAGATGGGCATGCAGATGGCCTCCCAGTTGGGCTCGACGCTGGGCCAGGTCCCGCAGCAGATGATGCAGGGGGTCACGCAGCCGTTCCAGCAGCTGACGCAGCCGCTTCAGCAGATGTCCTCGCTGTTCGGTCAGATGGGCGGATTCGGTGGCGACAAGGGGGCACAGATCGGAATGCTGGGCGCCACACCGTTTTCCAACCACCCAGCGATCGGTGGGAACGGTGCTGCCGCCGGTGCGGGTCTGGTGCGCGCCGCGTCGTTACCCGGTGCGGGCGGTACTGCTGCGCGGACCCCACTGATGTCGAACCTTGTCGGTTCAGGACTGCAGCCGACGATGAACGCCGTGTCGGTCGGAGCGGGAGCCGGTGCGGGCGTCGGCGCCGGCCTGGCTCCTGTCGGCGCCGGAGGCGGGATGGGCGCCGGCGGACCGATGGGGATGCTGGGCCAGCGCGGCAGGAGCGGTGGCAGCAAGCCCGGATTGAACGCGCCCGCACCGCTGGAGCACGACCTCAGCGAAGACGAAGACGACGACTGGTAGTCGTCCACCACAGACTTGCCGGCCGCCTGGGTCGGGAGGGCTCGCCGATGCGGCGAGAGCACAGGGAAACCGAAACGCCGGTAACAGAGAGAAGGTCATCACATGGCACTTGAGGCAGATGTTGCGTCGTTAGCCACAGAGGCGGGGACATTCGACCGGATCGCGGGCGAGCTCACTGCGGTGCGCGCCCAGGTCGAGTCCACCGCCGCGGCTCTGGCAGTCAACCTGGATACCCCGGATGCGGGCAGGGCGGCGCAGGCCGCGCTGCTGCGTTACCAGGAGGCCTCCGATCAGCAGATCCGTCTGCTCACGGACATCTCGCAGAACATCCAGATCAGCGGCATCAAGTACGAAGCCACCGACGCCGACAACTCCTCGCGCGTCGCGGCCTCGATGAGCAACGTCCTGTAGCCCACACCCTCAGACCTTAAGGAGAACCATTGTGACTAGCGGAGGCTCGATCAACTACAACTTCGCCGGCATCGAAGCCGATTCCGGTGAGATCAGCGCGGCCGTGGGCAAGGTCAACGGCCTGCTCGCCGAGGGCCAGGGCGCACTGAACCGGCTCCAGGGCACGTGGCGCGGGGACGGCGCGATGTCCTACGAGGCCGTCCAGCAGCGCTGGAACCAGAACTCCGAGGAACTGAACCTGGCGCTGCAGAGCCTGGCGCACGCGGTTCGCGACTCCGGTGTCGACATGGGCGGCACCGAGCAGAACGTGATGGGAATGTTCACCTAACAGCTGCACCACGCCGGTGGGCGACCGGTCCCGGGACCGCGATCGCCCACCGCGTGCACAGCTCGCTTCACACCGAAACCCCTTGAGAGGTGCACATGTCGGCCGACTATGACCGGCTCTTCCACTCCCCGGATGCCGTCCGAACCGCCGACGAGGATCCCGACCGGGACCCCACGCCGGCAGGGCGGGACACCGCGGTGCCGCCGGGGAACCCACCCAGCGGGGACGCGACCCCGCCGCCCATGCCGGCGGCATCTGCGCGCACCCAGACGGCGCAGGCACCTCCGTCCTGGCACACCGAGGTGA
Protein-coding regions in this window:
- a CDS encoding WXG100 family type VII secretion target, encoding MALEADVASLATEAGTFDRIAGELTAVRAQVESTAAALAVNLDTPDAGRAAQAALLRYQEASDQQIRLLTDISQNIQISGIKYEATDADNSSRVAASMSNVL
- a CDS encoding PE family protein; amino-acid sequence: MQPLSHNPGAVGVGGQVTANGARGLATGTAATAEVSALAPAGADEVSAAAALNFAAEGVQTLGINALAQEEIARAGAAVIEIAGVYQAVDAANGATLI
- the eccCb gene encoding type VII secretion protein EccCb, with translation MTVESGQKVLREVVLEQLTTGENHAYRMWLPPLADPTPVNELIARDYERRPLRIGLGIMDEPRRHRQEVWGIDVTTAAGNIAIGGAPQTGKSTLLQTFILSASASHTPRQIQFYCVDMGGGGLMYIEDLPHVGGVATRAEPDRVNRVVAEVKAVLRQREQTFKEYRVGSMADYRQMRDNPDHPASADPFGDVFLVIDGWPAFAAEFAELEATVQDIAGQGLAYGVHTMISTPRWTELRARVRDYLGTKIEFRLGDVNETQIDRITREIPINRPGRAVSTEKHHLMIGVPRLDGVHSAEGLVPAMSAAVKEIAARHTEEAPRVRVLPSRIYLNELDPNPPGPDADYRTRWTIPVGVRESDLTVAHNHMHTTPHHLIFGAAKSGKTTVAHAIARAICARNTPQQVRFMVADYRSGLLEAVPETHLLPAGGINRNHSVLEESIRALVSNLVKRLPPTDLTPSQLRQRSWWTGPDVVLLVDDWHMITAAGGMLSPMAPLAPLLPAAADIGLHLVVTCQMSQASRATMDKFVGTAYGAGTPTMFLSGEKQDFPSREIVVKKRPPGQAFYVTPDVKEVIQAAYVDPPEE
- a CDS encoding PPE family protein, with the protein product MAAIGIPIPPIWVAFPPEINTSRLQAGAGAVPMLQAAAGWEAFAISLETQADELTASLASLAQMWQGMGSERAVAAAMPMVLWLRMLSLQAHKRAAQASAQASAWTTAATGTPQLPEIEQNHITNAVLNATNFLGVNTVPIAVNEADYVRMWNQAAAVMTAYETETMLNSTFEPVAPPKPIVLPGGAESALATGLAGAAPGMATAVARNATFTKVSSIGKLDELNQKAGKVEGTLHQAANSGRSQAEQGQLLQQAPQQGMQMGMQMASQLGSTLGQVPQQMMQGVTQPFQQLTQPLQQMSSLFGQMGGFGGDKGAQIGMLGATPFSNHPAIGGNGAAAGAGLVRAASLPGAGGTAARTPLMSNLVGSGLQPTMNAVSVGAGAGAGVGAGLAPVGAGGGMGAGGPMGMLGQRGRSGGSKPGLNAPAPLEHDLSEDEDDDW
- a CDS encoding WXG100 family type VII secretion target — encoded protein: MTSGGSINYNFAGIEADSGEISAAVGKVNGLLAEGQGALNRLQGTWRGDGAMSYEAVQQRWNQNSEELNLALQSLAHAVRDSGVDMGGTEQNVMGMFT